The Castanea sativa cultivar Marrone di Chiusa Pesio chromosome 11, ASM4071231v1 genome contains a region encoding:
- the LOC142615660 gene encoding uncharacterized protein LOC142615660 isoform X2: MLAGPFYPILHIVNERATGKSFSNISDSEGSKNTQLSSALTVSSNFEPRRSRSTSPFVFSTSSSIVFRPDSIFVLLRKAYKDSDLGIVCRTASRILQKFIEPVTVQEASTSPNDVTSDPDETSKSELSNPVPIVDYSNLFGEEFGIPDDQWDTSYLNILDLGAVEEGILHVLYACASQPLLCSKLAERTSDFWSALPLVQALLPALRPIVSNPDVVDDTFSQWKQPTVQQALSQIVSMSASSLYRPLLHACAGYLSSFSPSHAKAACVLIDLCASVLAPWMAQAIAKVDLAVELVEDLLGTIQGSRHSLTRARAALKYIVLALSGHMDDVLRKYKEVKHRILFLVEMLEPFLDPAIATSKSAIAFGDLSSSFPEKQETTCVTALNVIRTAVRKQAVLPSLESEWRHGSVAPSVLLSILEPHMQLPPEIDLCKYPISKPLDPESSNVSPLSSVPWQVGASSKSNTQDDYDGKTDFSDTAVKIDISEDANLFFAPPELRSIAMTNISSGPDENSPVSIHGDLSSEPKQLTEKSVTHQFHIDLVLDAGFTAEYYNMQADYFQLINYRDCELRASEFQRLALDLHSQSEITVEGHDAAIDALLLAAECYVNPFFMLSFKASPKFMDQMNINRTRIAQHHEISEVRSSEKSKRDLETIAHLEKRRDKIVLQLLLEAAELDKKYQNKISFGGQCPYYSEGFEEQVIKLSPLDMQSADAVTLVRQNQALLCNFLIERLRREQHSMHEILMQSLVFLLYSATKLYCAPEHVIDIVLGSAEHLNRTLTSLYYQHKEGNLHLEPEKIHGIQRRWMLLQRLVIASSGDDDGKDFEININSGIRYGNLVPPSAWMQKISTFSRSAFPLVRFLGWMAVSRNAKKYMKDRLFLASDMSQLTYLLSVFTDDLAIVDNVVNRKHEDVRIEESGGKNMPSVKRGFAKEQDGDQSFRVIYPDLSKFFPKMKKQFEAFGEIILEAVGLQLRSLSSSMVPDVLCWFAELCSWPFSHWDQIASENSSDNWKGYVAKNAKAVILYVLEAFVLEHMEAMVPEMPRVVQVLASLCGAAYCDVSFLDSVLHLLKPLISYSLKKISDEERLLVDDSCLNFESLCFDELFNNIRQKNENQNSSAEKVYSRALTIFILASVFCDLSIQRKREMFQSLIFWAEFTAYEPTTSFHDYLSAFQSVMESCKALLVQNLRAFGAIPLQFPPFNDVGSGALSGNSLESQSWFLNDVCDSTCPNKVSQKLENNNSDASIVNEKVYQLSAEEIAEFSRDLEALIVKLDPTVELCWTLHYQLAKKLSIALAQCLMYSRCLSSIARDVHNAEEDDSENPSSCKSVDQFPVHWRIGLEGLAEIMMMLQENRCWEVASLMLDCLLGVPHCFPLDSVIGLICSAIKNISCSAPKISWRLQTDKWLLILLGRGIHTLHESAAHLVDLFCAMLGHSEPEQRFIALRHMGKLVGQDVNGWTAIQPSTLCNNLVSPGLLISVPESILSHLVSSTWDSVAVLASSDTSLSLRTCAMALLVDYIPFAERHQLQSFLAAADSIYGLGKLAHPACEGPLLQLSLALIAGACLYSPAEDISLIPPDVWRNIETLGLSKTDSGLGDLEKKACQVLCRLRNEGDEAKEGLKEVLSSNPTRQSDPDFKSTRESILQVLANLTSVQSYFDIFSKKIDQEVMELEEAEMELDILQKDHLLQEDSKDRHQIPSLASPTKDDTRLRQIKDCIHSLEKTKLREGVVARRQKKLIMRSARQKYLEEAALREAELLQDLDRERAAEAEKEIERQRLLELERAKTKELRHNLDMEKERQTQRELQRELELAESGLRTSRRDFSSSSHSSRPRERYRERENGRSGNEGSTRSGSLQPETSATSTSMGSMPTVVLSGSRQFSGQLPTILQSRDRLDECASSYEENLDGSRDSGDTGSVGDPDLVSAFDVQSGGFGSAQRHGSRGSKSRQVVERRERDSRREGKWERKHS; the protein is encoded by the exons ATGCTTGCTGGTCCATTTTATCCAATACTTCACATTGTGAATGAAAG GGCAACTGGAAAGTCTTTCAGCAATATTTCAGACTCTGAAGGCTCTAAGAACACTCAGCTGTCGTCAGCCTTAACTGTTTCCTCCAACTTTGAG CCTCGGAGGTCACGCAGCACATCACCTTTTGTCTTTTCCACATCTAGTTCAATTGTGTTTCGTCCAGATTCGATTTTTGTTCTGCTGAGAAAGGCATATAAAGATTCTGATCTGGGAATTGTTTGCAGAACG GCTTCCAGAATTCTGCAGAAATTCATAGAGCCTGTTACAGTGCAAGAAGCATCGACGTCTCCTAATGATGTAACCTCTGATCCAGATGAGACATCGAAATCTGAATTATCTAATCCAGTTCCTATAGTTGATTACTCAAACTTGTTTGGTGAAGAATTTGGTATTCCTGATGATCAATGGGACACCAGCTATCTCAACATCCTAGATTTAGGGGCGGTGGAAGAAGGGAttttacatgttctttatgcttGTGCGTCACAG CCTCTCCTTTGCAGCAAACTGGCAGAGAGAACTTCTGACTTCTGGTCTGCATTACCACTTGTACAAGCATTGCTACCAG CACTTCGTCCTATTGTGAGCAATCCTGACGTTGTTGATGATACTTTTTCTCAATGGAAGCAACCTACTGTGCAACAAGCACTATCTCAG ATTGTGTCAATGTCGGCATCATCTTTATACCGCCCACTTCTTCATGCCTGTGCTGGCTATTTGTCATCGTTTTCACCATCACAT GCAAAGGCTGCATGTGTTCTGATTGATCTGTGTGCTAGTGTGCTTGCACCTTGGATGGCTCAGGCGATTGCAAAG GTTGATCTGGCTGTGGAGCTTGTAGAGGATCTTTTGGGTACAATCCAG GGTTCCCGACATTCCCTTACTCGTGCTCGGGCTGCCTTAAAGTACATTGTTCTGGCTCTCTCCGGTCACATGGATGATGTACTACGGAAGTATAAG GAAGTCAAGCACAGGATTCTTTTTCTTGTGGAGATGCTGGAGCCTTTTCTTGATCCTGCTATAGCCACGTCAAAAAGTGCAATAGCTTTTGGAGATCTATCTTCCTCTTTTCCTGAAAAGCAGGAAACCACTTGTGTGACTGCCCTCAATGTCATCCGTACAGCAGTAAGAAAGCAGGCCGTTCTTCCTTCTTTGGAATCTGAATGGAGGCATGGCTCAGTTGCTCCTAG TGTACTTCTATCAATATTGGAACCTCACATGCAGTTACCTCCTGAAATTGATCTTTGCAAGTATCCTATATCTAAACCACTTGATCCTGAATCTTCAAATGTATCCCCTCTTTCTTCTGTCCCTTGGCAAGTAGGAGcttcttcaaaatcaaataccCAAGATGACTATGATGGAAAGACAGATTTTTCTGATACAGCTGTGAAGATTGACATTTCTGAAGATGCCAATCTATTTTTTGCCCCTCCAGAACTTCGGAGCATAGCAATGACAAATATTTCTAGTGGTCCAGATGAGAATAGCCCTGTTTCTATCCATGGGGATCTCAGCTCAGAACCAAAACAGTTGACCGAGAAAAGTGTTACTCACCAGTTTCATATTGACTTAGTGTTAGATGCAGGTTTCACTGCTGAATACTATAATATGCAAGCAGATTATTTTCAGCTAATTAACTATCGAGATTGTGAGCTGAGAGCTTCTGAGTTTCAGCGTTTGGCTTTAGATTTACACTCTCAAAGTGAGATTACAGTTGAGGGTCATGATGCTGCTATAGATGCTCTGCTCTTAGCAGCAGAGTGTTATGTAAATCCCTTTTTTATGTTGTCTTTTAAAGCCAGTCCAAAATTTATGGACCAGATGAACATTAACAGGACTAGAATTGCCCAACATCATGAAATTTCAGAAGTGAGGAGTTCTGAAAAGAGTAAAAGAGATCTAGAAACAATTGCTCATCTTGAAAAGAGAAGAGACAAAATTGTTCTTCAACTACTGCTTGAGGCTGCTGAATTAGACAAGAAGTATCAGAACAAAATTTCATTTGGGGGACAGTGTCCTTACTACTCTGAAGGATTTGAAGAGCAAGTTATCAAGTTGTCTCCTCTTGATATGCAATCTGCAGATGCTGTCACCTTGGTTAGGCAAAATCAAGCtctgttgtgcaattttctgATTGAACGGTTGCGGAGAGAGCAACACTCAATGCATGAAATTCTTATGCAAagtcttgtttttttgttgtattcaGCCACTAAGCTATACTGTGCGCCTGAACATGTGATTGATATTGTATTAGGATCTGCTGAGCACTTAAATAGGACACTGACATCTCTTTACTATCAGCATAAAGAAGGCAATTTACACTTGGAGCCTGAGAAAATACATGGGATACAACGAAGGTGGATGCTGCTTCAAAGGTTGGTAATTGCTTCAAGTGGTGATGATGATGGAAAAGACTTTGAAATCAATATCAACAGTGGTATTCGTTATGGAAATTTAGTTCCACCTTCAGCCTGGATGCAGAAAATATCCACATTTTCACGCTCTGCATTCCCATTGGTTAGGTTTCTTGGTTGGATGGCAGTATCTCGTAATGCAAAAAAGTATATGAAGGACCGTCTTTTCCTTGCTTCCGATATGTCACAGCTGACATATTTACTGTCAGTATTTACAGATGATCTAGCCATAGTAGATAATGTTGTTAATCGAAAGCATGAAGATGTGAGGATTGAAGAGTCAGGGGGCAAAAATATGCCTTCAGTTAAAAGAGGATTTGCTAAGGAACAGGATGGGGATCAATCTTTCCGTGTGATCTATCCTGATCTCAGTAAGTTCTTTCCTAAGATGAAAAAACAATTTGAAGCGTTTGGGGAGATCATTTTGGAGGCAGTAGGCTTGCAGCTGAGATCTCTTTCTTCGAGTATGGTGCCTGATGTCTTGTGTTGGTTTGCTGAGTTGTGTTCCTGGCCATTTTCTCATTGGGACCAAATTGCTTCTGAAAATAGTTCTGATAATTGGAAAGGTTATGTTGCAAAGAATGCAAAAGCTGTCATTCTTTATGTACTCGAAGCCTTTGTACTTGAGCACATGGAAGCAATGGTGCCTGAGATGCCTAGAGTAGTGCAGGTGCTAGCATCACTTTGTGGAGCTGCATACTGTGATGTGTCATTTCTTGACTCTGTACTGCATTTGTTGAAGCCACTCATttcatattctttaaaaaaaatatctgatGAGGAAAGATTGTTGGTTGATGATTCATGTCTTAATTTTGAGTCGTTATGCTTTGATGAGCTTTTTAACAATATTAGACAAAAGAATGAGAATCAAAATAGTTCTGCAGAGAAAGTTTACAGCCGAGCATTAACTATCTTTATTTTGGCTTCTGTCTTTTGTGATTTGTCCATTCAACGTAAAAGGGAAATGTTTCAATCCCTAATATTTTGGGCTGAGTTTACTGCTTATGAACCAACAACTTCTTTTCATGACTATCTATCTGCATTCCAGAGTGTAATGGAAAGTTGCAAAGCTCTGTTAGTTCAAAATTTAAGAGCCTTTGGTGCTATCCCACTTCAGTTTCCCCCCTTCAATGATGTGGGCAGTGGTGCACTCTCTGGTAATAGCTTGGAATCACAATCATGGTTTCTCAATGATGTCTGCGATAGCACATGTCCAAATAAGGTTTCTCAGAAGTTAGAAAACAATAATTCTGACGCTTCTATTGTCAATGAAAAGGTCTATCAGTTATCAGCTGAGGAAATAGCAGAATTTTCTAGAGACTTAGAGGCTCTCATTGTGAAGCTTGACCCTACTGTTGAGCTCTGTTGGACTCTTCATTATCAACTTGCTAAGAAGCTATCTATTGCATTGGCACAGTGTTTAATGTACTCAAGATGCTTATCTTCAATTGCACGTGATGTCCATAATGCTGAAGAGGATGACAGTGAAAATCCTTCATCATGTAAGTCAGTTGACCAGTTTCCAGTTCATTGGAGGATTGGTCTTGAAGGACTAGCTGAAATCATGATGATGCTCCAAGAAAACCGTTGCTGGGAAGTTGCATCTTTGATGCTTGATTGTCTGCTTGGAGTTCCACACTGTTTTCCCCTGGATAGTGTGATTGGTTTGATTTGTTCTGCAATCAAAAACATTTCTTGCAGTGCACCAAAAATTTCATGGCGCTTACAGACTGATAAATGGTTGTTAATTTTACTTGGAAGAGGTATTCATACCCTTCATGAAAGTGCGGCTCATTTGGTTGATTTGTTCTGTGCAATGCTAGGTCATTCTGAACCTGAGCAACGGTTTATAGCACTTCGCCACATGGGAAAACTTGTTGGCCAAGATGTGAATGGATGGACAGCTATACAACCTTCTACACTTTGCAATAATTTAGTTTCACCTGGCTTACTTATTTCTGTTCCTGAGTCTATTCTATCTCATCTGGTTTCTAGTACATGGGATTCGGTGGCTGTTCTGGCATCATCTGACACATCGTTATCTTTAAGGACTTGTGCAATGGCACTTCTCGTAGATTATATCCCATTTGCAGAGCGTCACCAGTTACAATCATTTCTTGCAGCAGCTGATAGTATTTATGGTTTGGGGAAGCTTGCACATCCAGCGTGTGAGGGCCCATTACTGCAACTATCATTAGCACTAATTGCTGGTGCTTGCCTGTACTCTCCAGCTGAAGATATTTCTTTGATTCCTCCAGACGTTTGGAGAAATATTGAGACCTTAGGCTTGTCGAAAACTG ACAGTGGGCTGGGGGATCTAGAGAAGAAGGCTTGCCAAGTCTTGTGTAGATTGAGAAATGAAGGGGATGAAGCTAAAGAG GGCTTAAAAGAAGTGCTCTCTTCAAATCCTACGAGACAATCCGACCCAGATTTTAAGAGTACCCGTGAATCAATTCTTCAG GTTCTTGCAAATCTAACTTCTGTTCAGTCATACTTTGatatcttctccaaaaaaattgaCCAAGAGGTTATG GAACTAGAGGAGGCTGAAATGGAATTGGACATCCTTCAAAAAGATCATTTACTGCAAGAAGATTCCAAAGATAGGCATCAGATTCCTTCTCTAGCCT CTCCTACAAAAGATGATACCCGCCTTCGTCAAATCAAGGACTGCATTCATTCCCT agagaaaactaaaCTCCGAGAGGGTGTAGTAGCCCGCAGGCAAAAGAAACTTATTATGAGAAGTGCCCGTCAGAAATACTTGGAAGAGGCAGCTTTACGCGAAGCAGAACTTCTTCAAGACCTTGATAG GGAGAGGGCAGCTGAAGCGGAGAAGGAGATTGAAAGACAGCGGTTGCTAGAACTTGAGCGTGCTAAAACTAAGGAACTGCGCCACAATCTTGATATGGAGAAGGAGAGGCAAACACAG AGAGAACTTCAGCGTGAACTTGAGCTGGCTGAATCAGGACTCCGAACGTCTCGACGAGACTTTTCTTCCTCCAGTCATAGTAG TCGACCTCGGGAAAGGTATCGTGAAAGGGAAAATGGAAGATCAGGTAATGAAGGGAGCACAAGAAGTGGAAGCCTGCAGCCTGAAACTTCTGCCACTAGTACATCCATGGGAAGCATGCCAACTGTTGTTTTATCTGGATCCCGGCAATTTTCTGGCCAACTTCCTACTATTTTGCAGTCACGAGACCGCCTTGATGAGTGTGCCAGCAGTTATGAAGAAAATCTGGATGGAAGCAGGGACTCAGGTGACACAGGTAGTGTTGGTGATCCAGACTTGGTGTCAGCATTTGACGTACAGTCTGGTGGATTTGGGTCTGCTCAAAGGCATGGATCCAGAGGGAGCAAGTCTAGGCAGGTAGTAGAGAGGAGAGAAAGGGATAGTAGACGCGAAGGGAAGTGGGAAAGAAAACATTCATAA